From the genome of Triticum aestivum cultivar Chinese Spring chromosome 3B, IWGSC CS RefSeq v2.1, whole genome shotgun sequence, one region includes:
- the LOC123065748 gene encoding calmodulin calcium-dependent NAD kinase encodes MKDNVAAAVPRLVAHRDVEMFSHYVANQIGIEDPNQCPHLCTMAYEYLKKSEGYEQNLLAFFHNNMDPDALLVKLIEELDRCILGYFSFHWKCATHVITQVLTAEQPKRKLRSLVFEATRKMRFERVTRELKVTRLFSTLMEELKVVGISCHDNQPRYPPAEVMVPAAQGDRSPVLLLMGGGMGAGKSTVIKEIMKEMFWSGAAANAVVVEADAFKESDVIYQAINSRGYHNDMLQTAELVHQSSTDAAASVLVTALNEGRDVIMDGTLSWEPFVLQTVAMARDVHQQRYRMGVGYKVAADGTTTEQYWEVVEEEEGVGPNCRMKPYRIELVGVICDAYLAVIRGIRRAIICGRAVRVTSQLRSHKRFASAFRRYCELVDNARLYSTNAIGGAKLIGWKDGGSRLLVDVEEIELLDRVSRINEEANCVHELYQNRHPTGGAGSVWEDLLASPERASIQRELKAAILESEACFPSP; translated from the exons ATGAAGGATAACGTCGCGGCGGCGGTGCCTCGGTTGGTGGCTCACCGCGACGTCGAGATGTTCTCGCATTACGTCG CTAATCAAATCGGGATCGAGGATCCGAACCAGTGCCCCCACCTTTGTACAATGGCCTACGAGTACCTGAAGAAGAGCGAGGGCTACGAGCAGAATCTGCTCGCCTTCTTCCACAACAACATGGACCCGGACGCCCTGCTCGTGAAGCTGATCGAGGAGCTGGACAGATGCATACTCGGCTACTTCTCCTTCCACTGGAAGTGTGCAACCCACGTGATCACGCAG GTTCTGACAGCAGAGCAACCTAAACGCAAGCTCAGGAGCTTGGTGTTTGAGGCCACTAG GAAGATGAGGTTCGAGAGGGTGACGAGAGAGCTGAAGGTGACGAGGCTCTTCTCGACTCTGATGGAGGAGCTCAAGGTGGTCGGGATAAGCTGCCACGACAACCAGCCGCGCTACCCCCCCGCGGAGGTGATGGTCCCGGCGGCGCAAGGCGACCGCAGCCCGGTGCTGCTCCTGatgggcggcggcatgggcgccgGCAAGAGCACCGTGATCAAAGAAATCATGAAGGA GATGTTCTGGTCTGGCGCGGCGGCGAACGCGGTCGTGGTGGAGGCCGACGCGTTCAAGGAGTCAGACGTCATCTACCAGGCCATCAACTCCCGCGGCTACCACAACGACATGCTGCAGACCGCCGAGCTG GTGCACCAGTCGTCGACGGACGCGGCGGCGTCGGTGCTGGTGACGGCGCTGAACGAGGGACGGGACGTGATCATGGACGGCACGCTGTCGTGGGAGCCGTTCGTGCTGCAGACCGTGGCGATGGCGCGGGACGTGCACCAGCAGCGGTACCGCATGGGGGTCGGGTACAAGGTGGCCGCCGACGGGACGACCACCGAGCAGTACTGGGAGgtcgtggaggaagaggagggcgtCGGGCCCAACTGCAGAATGAAGCCCTACCGCATCGAGCTCGTCGGCGTCATCTGCGACGCCTACCTCGCCGTCATCAGAGGGATCAG GCGAGCCATCATATGCGGGAGGGCCGTGCGGGTGACCTCGCAGCTCAGGTCCCACAAGCGGTTCGCCTCCGCCTTCCGGAGGTACTGCGAGCTCGTCGACAACGCCAGGCTCTACAGCACCAACGCCATCGGCGGCGCAAAG CTGATAGGTTGGAAGGACGGGGGCAGCAGGCTGCTGGTGGACGTGGAGGAGATCGAGCTGCTGGACAGGGTGAGCAGGATCAACGAGGAGGCCAACTGCGTGCACGAGCTGTACCAGAACCGGCACCCCACGGGCGGCGCCGGGTCGGTCTGGGAGGACCTGCTGGCGTCGCCGGAGAGGGCTTCCATACAGCGGGAGCTCAAGGCGGCGATCCTCGAGAGCGAGGCCTGCTTCCCGTCCCCGTAG
- the LOC123065749 gene encoding uncharacterized protein has protein sequence MESTCEADKFNQQCSAESSHLFIVLTRDERLASSHLGRSNQQHRARRSSHGAASEKPGALQGPAATHLDSAAIARPSVAALCRRAAYRPAGSLSRSDPDRLGDADGLTQPADSPLFSSFISERSSRLAAPPSAASPSWLPPAIRIKYSKIQGLFCKNESFFSD, from the exons ATGGAGTCAACTTGTGAAGCTGACAAGTTCAACCAGCAATGCTCGGCTGAATCTTCGCACTTGTTTATTGTTTTAACAAGAGACGAGCGTCTCGCCTCATCCCATCTTGGCCGGAGCAACCAGCAACACA GAGCACGCCGGAGCAGCCATGGCGCCGCCTCAGAGAAACCCGGCGCCTTGCAAGGTCCCGCCGCCACTCACCTGGATTCGGCCGCCATCGCTCGCCCATCGGTCGCCGCCCTCTGCAGGAGAGCCGCATACCGGCCCGCAGGCTCGTTGAGTCGCTCCGATCCGGATCGATTGGGAGATGCCGATGGGTTGACCCAGCCCGCCGACTCTCCACTTTTCTCCTCCTTCATTTCAGAGCGCTCCTCCCGCCTAGctgcgccgcccagcgccgcctccCCGTCATGGCTGCCCCCTGCAATAAGGATTAAATACTCGAAAATACAGGGTCTTTTTTGTAAGAACGAATCGTTTTTTTCAGATTAA